A stretch of Deltaproteobacteria bacterium DNA encodes these proteins:
- the xseA gene encoding exodeoxyribonuclease VII large subunit encodes MAKRSSEADTQFDLFKPRPTPVERPATPPPVARVTRKATPAPNVVEPTPQPLVQVIAQPKVYTVGELTREIRGQLEDRFQRVAVQGEISNLTRPPSGHVYFTLKDADATISAVLFRNQARLLKFDLQAGQQVVCKGRITLYPPRGQYQLACDTIEPVGLGALAVAFEQLKSRLQSEGLFDPSRKRPIPMLPRRIGVVTSPSGAAVRDFLRVLHQRYPELPVLIAPARVQGDGAASEVAAGIRKLCAWSANRPARERLDVIVVTRGGGSLEDLWAFNEEVLAKAIAQSPIPIVSAVGHEVDFTIADFVADLRCPTPTAAAERLAPVKVKEQELLAVRRRRLHKAIERTTSHARHALLQRRQKLGDPRHELSEHHLALDARADALEKSLRLQLRARTDALGKLKERLHRAHPRQRLLQNERALRELRDRLLKQIRFELLGAREALTGLRERLVLEAPRDAVQRAHRQLAERGAALGALQQKALAARRLHFDAQKARLDALSPLKVMNRGYAIAFGPSGAVLRKATDVKAGEGVRVRLADQAELETVVQKVRGPSVE; translated from the coding sequence GTGGCGAAGCGCTCGTCTGAAGCTGACACGCAGTTCGACCTGTTCAAGCCGCGGCCCACGCCCGTCGAGCGGCCGGCCACGCCCCCACCCGTTGCTCGCGTGACGCGGAAGGCGACGCCGGCGCCGAACGTGGTCGAGCCGACTCCGCAGCCACTGGTGCAGGTCATCGCCCAGCCGAAGGTTTACACGGTGGGCGAGCTCACCCGCGAGATCCGCGGGCAGCTCGAGGATCGCTTCCAGCGCGTGGCCGTGCAGGGCGAGATTTCGAATTTGACGCGTCCGCCGTCGGGGCACGTCTACTTCACCCTGAAGGACGCCGACGCGACCATCTCCGCGGTGCTCTTCCGCAACCAGGCGCGGCTGCTCAAGTTCGATCTCCAGGCGGGCCAGCAGGTGGTGTGCAAGGGCCGCATTACGCTCTATCCGCCGCGCGGGCAGTACCAGCTCGCCTGCGACACCATCGAGCCCGTGGGGCTGGGCGCGCTGGCGGTGGCGTTCGAGCAGCTCAAGTCGCGGCTCCAATCGGAAGGGCTCTTCGATCCGTCGCGCAAGCGACCCATTCCCATGCTGCCGCGGCGCATCGGCGTGGTGACCAGCCCGTCGGGCGCGGCGGTGCGCGACTTCTTGCGCGTGCTGCACCAGCGCTACCCCGAGCTGCCGGTGCTCATCGCGCCCGCGCGCGTGCAGGGCGACGGCGCCGCGAGCGAGGTCGCCGCCGGGATCCGCAAGCTCTGTGCGTGGAGCGCAAACCGGCCCGCGCGCGAGCGGCTCGACGTCATCGTGGTCACCCGCGGCGGTGGCAGCCTCGAGGACCTCTGGGCCTTCAACGAAGAGGTGCTCGCCAAGGCCATCGCCCAGAGCCCGATCCCGATCGTCTCGGCCGTCGGCCACGAGGTGGACTTCACCATCGCCGACTTCGTCGCCGACCTGCGCTGCCCCACGCCAACGGCCGCAGCCGAGCGGCTCGCGCCCGTGAAGGTGAAGGAACAGGAGCTGCTCGCGGTGCGTCGGCGGCGCTTGCACAAGGCCATCGAGCGGACGACCTCGCACGCGCGGCACGCGCTCTTGCAGCGCCGGCAAAAGCTCGGCGACCCGCGGCATGAGCTCTCGGAGCACCACCTCGCGCTCGACGCCCGCGCCGACGCGCTCGAGAAGTCGCTGCGCCTGCAGCTCCGGGCGCGAACCGACGCGCTGGGAAAGCTCAAGGAGCGCCTCCACCGCGCGCACCCGCGCCAGCGGCTCTTGCAGAACGAGCGCGCCCTGCGCGAGCTGCGCGATCGGCTCTTGAAGCAGATCCGCTTCGAGCTCCTGGGCGCTCGCGAGGCGCTCACGGGTCTGCGCGAGCGGCTGGTGCTCGAGGCCCCGCGCGACGCCGTCCAGCGGGCGCACCGCCAGCTCGCCGAGCGCGGCGCCGCGCTGGGCGCCCTGCAGCAGAAGGCGCTCGCCGCACGCCGCCTTCACTTCGACGCCCAGAAGGCGCGCCTAGACGCCCTCTCGCCATTGAAAGTCATGAACCGCGGCTACGCCATCGCCTTCGGGCCCAGCGGCGCCGTGCTGCGCAAGGCCACGGACGTGAAGGCCGGCGAGGGCGTCCGCGTGCGGCTGGCCGACCAGGCCGAGCTGGAGACGGTGGTCCAGAAGGTGCGCGGGCCGTCTGTTGAATAG
- a CDS encoding exodeoxyribonuclease VII small subunit translates to MAKQQDEQTPERYEELVKRLDQVVARLESGELSLEDSLKAFEEGVNLVRQGEARLGEAEKRVELLLSQVGDERAPFDPEKPRSEGGQEPRKPARPQADDDEDVPF, encoded by the coding sequence GTGGCCAAGCAGCAAGACGAGCAGACGCCCGAGCGCTACGAAGAGCTCGTGAAGCGGCTCGATCAAGTCGTCGCGCGGCTCGAGTCGGGCGAGCTCTCGCTCGAGGACTCGCTCAAGGCCTTCGAAGAGGGCGTGAACCTCGTCCGACAGGGCGAGGCCCGGTTGGGCGAGGCCGAGAAGCGCGTGGAGCTCCTGCTCAGCCAGGTGGGCGACGAGCGCGCCCCTTTCGATCCGGAGAAGCCGCGCTCCGAGGGCGGCCAGGAGCCCCGCAAGCCCGCGCGACCACAGGCCGACGACGACGAGGACGTGCCGTTCTGA